One region of Thunnus albacares chromosome 20, fThuAlb1.1, whole genome shotgun sequence genomic DNA includes:
- the ndufa4b gene encoding cytochrome c oxidase subunit NDUFA4, translating into MLGVVAKQLKSHPALIPLFIFIGGGATMSMMYLGRLALKNPDVSWDRKNNPEPWNHLGPNDQYKMFTINMDYSKLKKDRPDF; encoded by the exons ATGTTGGGGGTCGTCGCCAAACAACTTAAGAGCCACCCTGCT CTGATccctctcttcatcttcatcgGTGGCGGGGCAACCATGAGCATGATGTACCTGGGTCGGTTGGCCTTGAAAAACCCTGATGTCTC ATGGGATCGCAAGAACAACCCTGAGCCCTGGAACCACTTGGGGCCCAATGATCAGTACAAA atgttCACAATTAACATGGACTACTCCAAGCTGAAGAAGGATAGGCCCGATTTCTAA
- the cenpt gene encoding centromere protein T isoform X1: protein MDTTEDLSARVLLKHILTTETPRTPITRRTSKTQTDKKAASSGTRRSARLSKKDAGGQTPQDILRRSLKHKIRESISTKSPLPVKRRTTVFRNTLTSARASELFDEGDTPRHILMNILRTEPVKSPVVHEKAASEEPQLPSANSSITSKDPSIELSGLELSDITIGGAASTAKGLSKKRPRRSLNVTAFEKRLQGGDDVEDEESIDNHSSLSLSSSTSLSLKTPFVDVHTEKRGLQRRVSNRRKITEEEFDAKMQMEGDNEVGSVVLAEQGLSESTHFEGFTLGLTKLSEPDITTDIINCDTANYAQTDVMTSNFSIVATQDKPTVMASQLQREMGEMEQEEQLEVEQSQLEREKSAYVFPTEEGAVVEPQDEDCQSQSEKEETEAQTEEGKHTADCQPEDAVAMFESEDVAESQTSGRDDADESEEDENGVESQTEEEGAADSQTEEDVAPRCQSEEEEDAEECQSDQQDPAGNSPSEEEDVEADSQTQDENDGEQKDEHISRRAYRSEGGLIMPVTRVEGDLPDSTEAGWSEEKSKAHSASDLHSGLELEGCESSPPHTGIPDLAESSNQGLDQNDVSSTETELDADKENSFHLPELTHDMEDSGHLSDASPEEAAASDPAEQEEKEEEEEEWEDDEESEEVPMKTPAFVKEKRNFFLSDLLASPTAFKNIQSSDEGLPPGKTKQVRQRKTGAAKRETGLPKSYLMNVFKHFAKTKVSADVYPVLKDIMDKFFDRLADDLETYAVHAKRKTIEVEDVELLLRRQGYVNDKVPVEVLIEKYLRMDQRKLLIPIATSGNNVVPKRRR from the exons ATGGACACAACGGAGGACTTGTCTGCTCGGGTCCTGCTGAAACATATTCTCACTACCGAGACACCCAGGACTCCCATCACCCGCAG GACCTCAAAAACACAGACTGACAAAAAGGCAGCCTCCAGCGGGACCCGGCGCAGTGCCAGATTAAGCAAGAAAGATGCTGGTGGCCAAACCCCACAGGACATCTTACGGCGCAGCCTGAAACATAAGATTCGTGAG AGTATATCCACAAAATCTCCGCTGCCTGTTAAAAGGAGAACCACTGTATTCAGAAATACACTCACGTCTGCCCGGGCCTCAGAGCTGTTCGATGAGGGAGACACTCCAAGGCACATACTCATGAACATCCTGCGGACAG AGCCTGTGAAGTCCCCTGTTGTTCACGAGAAAGCTGCATCAGAAGAGCCACAGCTTCCTTCAGCCAACTCCAGCATTACCAGCAAGGATCCTAG TATTGAACTGTCAGGGTTGGAGCTGTCTGATATAACTATTGGCGGTGCAGCAAGCACTGCAAAGGGACTGAGCAAAAAGAGACCACGTCGCAGCCTTAATGTAACTGCTTTTGAAAAGCGACTTCAAGGTGGAGATG ATGTTGAAGATGAAGAATCAATAGATAACCATTCATCGCTTTCTTTGTCGAG TTCCACTTCACTGAGTCTAAAAACACCCTTTGTGGATGTTCATACTGAAAAAAGGGGCCTGCAGAGAAGGGTTTCTAACCGTCGCAAAATCACAGAGGAAGAATTTGACGCTAAGATGCAAATGGAAGGTGATAACG AGGTGGGCAGTGTTGTGCTGGCAGAGCAGGGTCTCAGTGAGAGCACCCACTTTGAGGGCTTCACTTTAGGCCTGACCAAGCTCAGTGAACCTGATATCACAACTGACATCATCAACTGTGACACGGCTAACTACGCTCAGACTGATGTCATGACATCCAACTTCTCCATCGTTGCAACGCAGGACAAGCCCACTGTCATGGCGTCTCAGCttcagagagagatgggagagaTGGAGCAAGAGGAGCAGTTGGAAGTGGAGCAGAGCCAGCTGGAGAGGGAGAAATCCGCTTATGTATTTCCAACTGAAGAGGGGGCTGTGGTAGAACCTCAGGATGAAGACTGCCAGTCTCAGTCAGAGAAAGAGGAAACTGAAGCTCAGACCGAGGAAGGGAAGCATACAGCCGATTGTCAACCTGAAGATGCTGTAGCCATGTTTGAATCTGAAGATGTAGCGGAATCTCAAACTAGTGGAAGGGATGATGCAGACGAGTCTGAGGAAGATGAAAATGGAGTGGAATCTcaaacagaggaggaaggtgCAGCTGATTCTCAAACTGAAGAGGATGTTGCACCCAGGTGTCAgtctgaggaagaggaggatgctgaaGAATGTCAAAGTGATCAGCAGGATCCTGCGGGAAATTCTCCGTCTGAGGAAGAAGATGTAGAAGCTGATTCCCAGACTCAAGATGAGAATGATGGGGAGCAGAAGGACGAACACATCAGCCGAAGGGCTTATCGCTCTGAAGGTGGACTCATTATGCCTGTTACAAGGGTAGAGGGGGATTTACCAGACTCCACAGAGGCAG GATGGTCTGAAGAGAAGTCCAAAGCTCACAGTGCCAGTGATCTACACAGTGGCCTGGAACTGGAAGGCTGTGAGAGCAGTCCACCTCATACTGGGATCCCTGACTTGGCTGAGTCCTCAAATCAAGGACTTGACCAGAATGATGTCTCTAGCACAGAAACAGAACTGGATGCTGATAAAGAGAACTCCTTTCATCTTCCGGAGCTGACGCATGATATGGAAGACAGTGGCCACCTGAGTGATGCTTCACCTGAAGAGGCTGCAGCCTCAGACCCTGCTGaacaggaggagaaggaggaagaggaggaggagtgggaggatgatgaggagagTGAAG AGGTCCCCATGAAGACTCCAGCATTTGTCAAAGAGAAAAGGaactttttcctctctgatcTTCTGGCCTCACCTACTGCTTTTAAGAATATTCAATCCAG TGATGAAGGCTTGCCTCCAGGTAAAACCAAGCAGGTGAGACAGAGGAAAACTGGAGCAGCTAAGAGAGAAACAGGCCTTCCCAAGAGCTACCTTATGAACGTTTTCAAGCACTTTGCCAAAACAAAGGTCTCCGCGGATGTTTACCCTGTTCTAAAAGATAT AATGGACAAATTCTTTGACCGCTTGGCGGATGACTTGGAGACATATGCTGTTCATGCAAAGAGAAAAACCATAGAGGTTGAAGATGTTGAACTTCTGTTGAGAAG GCAGGGATATGTGAACGACAAAGTGCCAGTGGAAGTGCTTATCGAAAAATATCTTCGCATGGATCAGCGCAAGCTCCTGATCCCCATCGCAACCAGCGGAAATAATGTTGTCCCTAAAAGACGGAGATGA
- the LOC122971441 gene encoding speckle-type POZ protein: MSRVPSPPPPAEMSSGPVAESWCYTQIKVVKFSYMWTINNFSFCREEMGEVIKSSTFSSGANDKLKWCLRVNPKGLDEESKDYLSLYLLLVSCPKAEVRAKFKFSILNAKGEETKAMESQRAYRFVQGKDWGFKKFIRRDFLLDEANGLLPDDKLTLFCEVSVVQDSVNISGQNTMNMVKVPDCRLADELGGLWENSRFTDCSLCVAGQEFQAHKAILAARSPVFSAMFEHEMEESKKNRVEINDVEPEVFKEMMCFIYTDKAPNLDKMADDLLAAADKYALERLKVMCEDALCTSLSVENAAEILILADLHSADQLKTQAVDFINYHAAEVMETAGWKSMVASHPHLVAEAYRSLASAQCPFLGPPRKRLKQS; the protein is encoded by the exons ATGTCAAGAGTCCCGAGTCCCCCTCCCCCTGCGGAAATGTCCAGCGGGCCTGTGGCTGAGAGCTGGTGCTATACACAG ATCAAAGTGGTGAAGTTCTCTTACATGTGGACCATCAACAACTTCAGCTTCTGTCGCGAGGAGATGGGCGAGGTCATCAAGAGCTCCACCTTCTCCTCTGGGGCCAATGACAAACTCAAATG GTGTTTGCGAGTGAATCCGAAGGGCCTGGATGAGGAGAGCAAAGactacctgtctctctacctgctGCTGGTCAGCTGTCCGAAAGCCGAGGTCCGCGCCAAGTTCAAGTTCTCCATCCTCAACGCCAAGGGAGAGGAGACCAAAGCCATGG AAAGCCAGAGGGCATATCGCTTTGTCCAGGGGAAAGACTGGGGGTTTAAAAAGTTCATCCGGAGAGACTTCCTCCTAGATGAGGCCAACGGTCTTCTACCTGACGACAAGCTCACGCTTTTCTGTGAG GTGAGCGTGGTGCAGGACTCGGTCAACATATCTGGGCAGAACACCATGAACATGGTGAAGGTGCCTGACTGCCGGCTAGCAGATGAGCTGGGGGGCTTGTGGGAGAATTCCCGCTTCACTGACTGTTCCCTGTGTGTGGCTGGCCAGGAGTTTCAGGCCCATAAAGCCATCTTGGCAG CACGTTCGCCTGTATTCAGCGCCATGTTTGAACACGAGATGGAAGAGAGCAAAAAG AACCGCGTGGAGATCAACGATGTGGAGCCCGAGGTATTCAAAGAGATGATGTGCTTCATTTACACAGACAAGGCTCCCAACCTGGACAAGATGGCCGATGACTTGCTTGCAGCAGCTGACAAG TATGCTCTAGAGAGACTGAAGGTCATGTGTGAGGACGCACTGTGCACCAGTCTGTCTGTGGAAAACGCAGCCGAGATCCTCATCCTGGCCGACCTGCACAGCGCCGACCAGCTCAAAACGCAGGCTGTTGACTTCATCAACTA CCATGCTGCAGAGGTGATGGAGACAGCCGGTTGGAAGTCCATGGTAGCATCTCATCCTCACTTAGTGGCTGAAGCATACCGCTCTCTGGCTTCAGCCCAGTGCCCTTTCCTCGGACCCCCACGCAAGCGCCTCAAACAGTCCTAA
- the cenpt gene encoding centromere protein T isoform X2, whose amino-acid sequence MDTTEDLSARVLLKHILTTETPRTPITRRTSKTQTDKKAASSGTRRSARLSKKDAGGQTPQDILRRSLKHKIRESISTKSPLPVKRRTTVFRNTLTSARASELFDEGDTPRHILMNILRTEPVKSPVVHEKAASEEPQLPSANSSITSKDPSIELSGLELSDITIGGAASTAKGLSKKRPRRSLNVTAFEKRLQGGDDVEDEESIDNHSSLSLSSSTSLSLKTPFVDVHTEKRGLQRRVSNRRKITEEEFDAKMQMEEVGSVVLAEQGLSESTHFEGFTLGLTKLSEPDITTDIINCDTANYAQTDVMTSNFSIVATQDKPTVMASQLQREMGEMEQEEQLEVEQSQLEREKSAYVFPTEEGAVVEPQDEDCQSQSEKEETEAQTEEGKHTADCQPEDAVAMFESEDVAESQTSGRDDADESEEDENGVESQTEEEGAADSQTEEDVAPRCQSEEEEDAEECQSDQQDPAGNSPSEEEDVEADSQTQDENDGEQKDEHISRRAYRSEGGLIMPVTRVEGDLPDSTEAGWSEEKSKAHSASDLHSGLELEGCESSPPHTGIPDLAESSNQGLDQNDVSSTETELDADKENSFHLPELTHDMEDSGHLSDASPEEAAASDPAEQEEKEEEEEEWEDDEESEEVPMKTPAFVKEKRNFFLSDLLASPTAFKNIQSSDEGLPPGKTKQVRQRKTGAAKRETGLPKSYLMNVFKHFAKTKVSADVYPVLKDIMDKFFDRLADDLETYAVHAKRKTIEVEDVELLLRRQGYVNDKVPVEVLIEKYLRMDQRKLLIPIATSGNNVVPKRRR is encoded by the exons ATGGACACAACGGAGGACTTGTCTGCTCGGGTCCTGCTGAAACATATTCTCACTACCGAGACACCCAGGACTCCCATCACCCGCAG GACCTCAAAAACACAGACTGACAAAAAGGCAGCCTCCAGCGGGACCCGGCGCAGTGCCAGATTAAGCAAGAAAGATGCTGGTGGCCAAACCCCACAGGACATCTTACGGCGCAGCCTGAAACATAAGATTCGTGAG AGTATATCCACAAAATCTCCGCTGCCTGTTAAAAGGAGAACCACTGTATTCAGAAATACACTCACGTCTGCCCGGGCCTCAGAGCTGTTCGATGAGGGAGACACTCCAAGGCACATACTCATGAACATCCTGCGGACAG AGCCTGTGAAGTCCCCTGTTGTTCACGAGAAAGCTGCATCAGAAGAGCCACAGCTTCCTTCAGCCAACTCCAGCATTACCAGCAAGGATCCTAG TATTGAACTGTCAGGGTTGGAGCTGTCTGATATAACTATTGGCGGTGCAGCAAGCACTGCAAAGGGACTGAGCAAAAAGAGACCACGTCGCAGCCTTAATGTAACTGCTTTTGAAAAGCGACTTCAAGGTGGAGATG ATGTTGAAGATGAAGAATCAATAGATAACCATTCATCGCTTTCTTTGTCGAG TTCCACTTCACTGAGTCTAAAAACACCCTTTGTGGATGTTCATACTGAAAAAAGGGGCCTGCAGAGAAGGGTTTCTAACCGTCGCAAAATCACAGAGGAAGAATTTGACGCTAAGATGCAAATGGAAG AGGTGGGCAGTGTTGTGCTGGCAGAGCAGGGTCTCAGTGAGAGCACCCACTTTGAGGGCTTCACTTTAGGCCTGACCAAGCTCAGTGAACCTGATATCACAACTGACATCATCAACTGTGACACGGCTAACTACGCTCAGACTGATGTCATGACATCCAACTTCTCCATCGTTGCAACGCAGGACAAGCCCACTGTCATGGCGTCTCAGCttcagagagagatgggagagaTGGAGCAAGAGGAGCAGTTGGAAGTGGAGCAGAGCCAGCTGGAGAGGGAGAAATCCGCTTATGTATTTCCAACTGAAGAGGGGGCTGTGGTAGAACCTCAGGATGAAGACTGCCAGTCTCAGTCAGAGAAAGAGGAAACTGAAGCTCAGACCGAGGAAGGGAAGCATACAGCCGATTGTCAACCTGAAGATGCTGTAGCCATGTTTGAATCTGAAGATGTAGCGGAATCTCAAACTAGTGGAAGGGATGATGCAGACGAGTCTGAGGAAGATGAAAATGGAGTGGAATCTcaaacagaggaggaaggtgCAGCTGATTCTCAAACTGAAGAGGATGTTGCACCCAGGTGTCAgtctgaggaagaggaggatgctgaaGAATGTCAAAGTGATCAGCAGGATCCTGCGGGAAATTCTCCGTCTGAGGAAGAAGATGTAGAAGCTGATTCCCAGACTCAAGATGAGAATGATGGGGAGCAGAAGGACGAACACATCAGCCGAAGGGCTTATCGCTCTGAAGGTGGACTCATTATGCCTGTTACAAGGGTAGAGGGGGATTTACCAGACTCCACAGAGGCAG GATGGTCTGAAGAGAAGTCCAAAGCTCACAGTGCCAGTGATCTACACAGTGGCCTGGAACTGGAAGGCTGTGAGAGCAGTCCACCTCATACTGGGATCCCTGACTTGGCTGAGTCCTCAAATCAAGGACTTGACCAGAATGATGTCTCTAGCACAGAAACAGAACTGGATGCTGATAAAGAGAACTCCTTTCATCTTCCGGAGCTGACGCATGATATGGAAGACAGTGGCCACCTGAGTGATGCTTCACCTGAAGAGGCTGCAGCCTCAGACCCTGCTGaacaggaggagaaggaggaagaggaggaggagtgggaggatgatgaggagagTGAAG AGGTCCCCATGAAGACTCCAGCATTTGTCAAAGAGAAAAGGaactttttcctctctgatcTTCTGGCCTCACCTACTGCTTTTAAGAATATTCAATCCAG TGATGAAGGCTTGCCTCCAGGTAAAACCAAGCAGGTGAGACAGAGGAAAACTGGAGCAGCTAAGAGAGAAACAGGCCTTCCCAAGAGCTACCTTATGAACGTTTTCAAGCACTTTGCCAAAACAAAGGTCTCCGCGGATGTTTACCCTGTTCTAAAAGATAT AATGGACAAATTCTTTGACCGCTTGGCGGATGACTTGGAGACATATGCTGTTCATGCAAAGAGAAAAACCATAGAGGTTGAAGATGTTGAACTTCTGTTGAGAAG GCAGGGATATGTGAACGACAAAGTGCCAGTGGAAGTGCTTATCGAAAAATATCTTCGCATGGATCAGCGCAAGCTCCTGATCCCCATCGCAACCAGCGGAAATAATGTTGTCCCTAAAAGACGGAGATGA